One region of Trachemys scripta elegans isolate TJP31775 chromosome 8, CAS_Tse_1.0, whole genome shotgun sequence genomic DNA includes:
- the LOC117881492 gene encoding diablo homolog, mitochondrial-like: MCGWWLRACCALLRQDIPVLASARRCYFSGLSGSWNKVGFGVALCAVPIVQKHEPTSLSHEALIRKAVLLVTDGTCTLLFQKTYVLIEALTEYTKADHTLVCFYQQYTDLLGKMNSKEEDAVWQVIIGARVVLTPKQQEFLKLESSWMTSLRLSEMAAEAAYQSGAHQASVTARNHIQPVKTQVQEAGQLSRKAETMLVEPQTEELTNCLPLNS; the protein is encoded by the exons ATGTGTGGCTGGTGGCTCCGGGCCTGCTGCGCCCTCCTCAGACAAGATATTCCTGTTCTAGCCAGTGCTAGGAGATGCTATTTCTCAGGACTGAGTGGCTCATGGAATAAAGTGGGTTTTGGAGTAGCCTTGTGTGCAGTCCCTATTGTACA AAAACATGAGCCCACTTCTCTCAGCCATGAAGCCTTGATTAGAAAGGCAGTTTTGCTGGTAACAGATGGTACTTGTACTCTTCTCTTTCAAAAAACGTATGTATTAATTGAAGCACTAACAGAGTATACAAAGGCGGATCACACACTGGTGTGTTTCTACCAGCAATATACAGATCTTCTTGGGAAAATGAATTCCAAAGAGGAGGATGCAGTATGGCAGGTGATCATAGGCGCAAGAGTTGTGCTGACTCCAAAGCAGCAAGAATTCCTGAAATTAGAATCCAGTTGGATGACTTCTTTACGTCTTTCAGAGATGGCAGCGGAAGCTGCATATCAATCAGGTGCACATCAAGCTTCAGTGACCGCTCGCAATCACATCCAGCCGGTGAAAACACAGGTACAAGAGGCAGGACAGCTATCACGGAAAGCAGAGACCATGTTAGTGGAACCTCAGACAGAAGAACTCACTAACTGCCTGCCTCTGAACTCCTGA